TTTATGGACACTGAGTAAGATAAACCACAAAGTTCTCATCTACTTTCCTGCAATAAATGGATTTCCTATGAAATTCAGTGTATTATTTTCACATAATATTTTGAGAATAATGCTGTTATTAGGTCAACAACAAACAAATTCCCTTTTCTATTGCTAAGGACTCTCCATGAATACAGTTCTCTGTTTAGCCTTTGGTTATGTATTTGATGCTGTGTAGGTGAGTCTGCATGGGTATGAATGAATGCTGTGGGCAGGTGGACTAGGGTGAGGGAGCCAGAATGGGAtcagtgctggtgctgtggtgtggtggattatgcagcgccggcatcccatataggcattgttcaagtcctggctgctccacttcccatgtggctccctgctaatgcacttggaaaagtgcttgggcccctgaacctatgtcggagacttggatgaagctcctggctcctgtttttggtctggcccaaccctggccaatgcggccatttggggaacgaaccaatgCATGGaggactttttttctctctctctctctctgcctctcgctctctgtaactcagcctttcaaataaataaataaataaatctttttgaaaaaagagagagaataggaaCAAAAATTGTTGCTCACCCATTTCCACTGAGACACAGACGACCCAGCACCAGGCTTGTATAACAGCATGAACCATCTTAGAGTCTGGAGACATGGGTTTCATGTCAACCCTGGTTCTATCCTCAAAAGCAATATATAGAAAGGGCAGTCACTTtctgctctgggcctcagtttgtCCTTTTCTGTAATGTTTTCTACAACACCACACCCCTCACTATTTTCTAGAGGAATTTGAGAAATATAAGCAACAGAATGTGccaaaatgttcaaaatatacTCACGATCATTTAAAAATTGCTTGGAGATAGATATGTCCTTGGTATTTATACGACAGATTATCAAAACTCTTGCAAATAACATTCTTTCCAGTATAAAAGTCAGAATAGCAGTTCCCTTAGATgggagaaaaaagaataaaagtagcAAGAAATAacttttcatgaaataaaaaatatatgctaGACatccttaaaataatttatatacatcatttttaagatttatttaatatttgaaaggcagagtgaaaaagagaaagcaagaaaggaaggagaggagtagaaaggaaggagagagagagaaaaaaagagagggggagaaagagggagagagagggagagggagggaggggggagggaaggagggagggagggggagagagagagagagagagagattgagattgactccattctcaaatggccataatggctaggattggtccaggctaaagccaggaggccattgcttcatctgggtctccaaagttggccagggaccaactacttgggccatcttctgctgtcttcccaggtacattcattcgctgggagctggatcagaaacggagcaagTGGGATTCAACCTTGTgctgtgatatggaatgccacGCTGTAGGCGACAGCTGAGCACCACAATGTGGACCCCTATGTATATCATTTTTAAACAGTAAAACTATCAAGGTGACCCAGCACCATTATATAAGTGTGGCTGGAAGTCAGGTTACTTGATGAGATTACTCAAGTTGGAGGAGGCAAATTTAAGCTTTGAATCCACatcaactgattttaaaaatattcattaatcaGTATTATATCCTTTCAGGTTTTCCCTTCGGCTTCAGAATGGCATCACTTGAAGCAGAAATTAGGGCAGATTTTATGCTCAAAAAACACTGTAATCAATCATGTAAAAATTGATTGTGTTTCTTGAGATGAATGGCTATAGTAGTAGTCTTTATTGTTTATTGTTAAAGGTGGACAGGAGAGCCATTGCTGACTTCAAGGATCTGATAGTCTCACCAAGGGGACAATAAAACAAGAGCATTAATAGGAGCAAGTACAATGAAAgtatattggggccggcgccgtggctcaataggctaattctccgccttgccgcgccggcacaccgggttctagtcccggttggggagccggattctgtcccggttgcccctcttccaggcaagctctctgctatggcccggtagtgcagtgggggatggcccaagtccttgggccctgcaccccatgggagaccaggagaagcacctggttcctggcttcggatcagcgtgatgtgccagctgcagcgcgctggccgcggcggccattggagagtgaaccaacggcaaaaggaagatctttctctctgtctctctctctcagtgtctactctgcctgtcaaaaaaaaaaaaagtatattggtATGATTGGCTTGATACCTTAGAGTCAAGTGGAGGTCCCTATGCTAAATATGAGTCCTcagggcagtggaagacagcctctGGATAATTCAGTGTTGAAgtatttattgattcattcacTATCAAACACCTATTCATACAGATAAAGATGCAGCAATAGCAGTAAGatttataaagaacaaaacaCAGAGCACGGCAGGTGCCTAATCATCATATGTTACTTGACATTACTCAAGTCAATTGTTTAAAGATAactcctgggccagcgctgtggctcaataggctaatcctccacctgaggcaccagcacactgggttctagtcccgatcaggacaccggattctgtcccggttgcccctcttctagcccagctctctgctgtggcccgggagtgcagtggaggatggcccaagtgcttgggccctgcacctgcatgggagaccaggagaagcacctggctcccagcttcggatcagcacggtgcaccagctgcagtggccattggagggtgaaccaatggtaaaggaagacctttctctctctgtctctctctcactgtccactctgcctgtcaaaaaaaaataaaaaaataaagataactcCTAAACAGATAGCAGGAGGCTccaaaagcacaagaaacaaCCTCTAGAGCTGGcaagaatttgagaaaaattttctattttcaaattgGATATTATTAGCTgcttttctcagatttttttgGTGCCCAATTGGAAGGCATCTCAACTGAAAGTGACTCATAGCCTTCTCTGGGTGACTGACAGCACTGAGGCATGTGGCATTGGTTGGAACAAAATACCAACACAACATGGATTTCTTGAAATTGGGAAAGTGTGCTGCTACTTGGCAAAGCTGAGAATCCGATACCTTCAAGAAGAATGGCTGATCTGTCTTCTAATCCATTTGaaactttgtccatttctttctaCTCCAGGTTTCCGGATTTTGGCCCTCTTCACTCTGTTACTTGCAGCTGGTATCACATCTTCGCAAGATCCTAATCAATGTGGACCTCCAGGGCCTCCAGGAATtccagggcccccagggcctccagggccTCCAGGACCAATGGGTCCACCAGGTTgcaaaaaattatatttgttctTTTAGCCTTTTGTAGTTTCTTTTTGATTGAAGTGTTTCTAGGTTCAGTGAATTTTACCAAGTGATCTGCTGAGGGCCACTTGCTGAGTAAGCCATTTCCTGGTAACATGTGAGCATGGATTCTTTTCCTCAGCTCTGAATAACCATAAGCTATAGCTGCTAACTCAATTTCCAAATCCCAAGAAATCTATATGTTTAAAGAGTTTTTGTATACATTTGACATGTGGTCATAACTGAGACTTAGAACTGCGATTCCATCAGTGTGGCATCACACAATGAAAGTGTAAGTGGAAGTTCGCACAATAACGCTTAGGCACTTAGGTCAGCAGATCTGTGAGCCTCCCGCCCTCTCATCATTCTGCTGAGGGGTGTGTTGGATGAAGCTCAGATGCAGGCATAGTTCTGAACCCTTCACTTGAACCTCTAGGCAATGGCCTTCAACATGAATGAGACCAGCATCCCCCATGGAGTTGTTAAACATGTGTGGTCCTGAACTCCATTTTGAAGGTCCTGATACTAAAGGGCCTTACTGCAGCCTGACCCTGAGAGATCATCAAGTGGAGTGGGAATGGGGTGTGCAGAACCATGCATAATGAACAGCATGCTTGGCTCCCACTGCTCAAACTTCCAGTTACCTTCTGGAACAATGGGATCCCTGAATCTGGGCAAACTCCTCCCAATAGTGATCCCGCAACCTTACAGTGAAAGATGTTGGTGCATATTTGAAGATTAATTCACACAAGGGCTTTAAATTGCTCATGAAAAAATGATGTATATAAATAagatttttggcatcaaaatgcAATTTACCTTTTAACTCTATTCTTCCTTGAAACTTCTGAAGCACTCTCATATAGTCTCTCAATTATTCATTTACGGAATATACATATTGAGTGCTAATTTTGTAGCTGATGCTGAGGgtgacatttagaaaaaaaagttgaggGAAACCTTGGTCTCTAGTTTAGACAAAGAAATGGCCACTTATGGAAAGATCATAATTCTAGTTTGTAATTCCTTGTAGCTATGGCAACAGTAAATACAGATTTGGTATtctaaaggaaagaaataaaattcttaagaCTGGAGTAGATAGGAGGGGGTTTTCAGAAGCAGTGGTGTCTAAATTGTGCCCTGGTGGCCAAGGAGAAAAGAGTTGAGTGGGGGataaaggcaggagagagaaagaaacccaggtacaataaatacaaaaaaaaaaaaaacttgaaaatacagggttgtgttttctgtttgttttggaatctAGGATTCATGGGTATACCTGGACCACCTGGGCTACCTGGGCGTGTTGAGAAGTGCCCACCAACATCCGCATTTTCTGTGAAGCTGAATGGGTCTTTCCCAGGACCCCTGCAGCCCATTGTCTTCCAGGAAGCTCTGTACAACCATCGGGGCCACTTCGACCTGGCCACTGGAGTGTTCACCTGCACTGTTCCTGGTTTATACCACTTTGGCTTCGACATTGCCCTGTTTCAGAATGCTGTAAAAGTGGCTCTCATGAAGAATGGCCTCCAGGTCAGGGACAAACAAGCGGAAGCCAAGGACAGCCACGAGCATGTGTCAGGAAGTTCCATCGTGCAGCTAGAGAAAGGGGACCGGGTCTGGCTGGAGTCTAAGCTGGACAAGGCAGAGTCTGAAAAAGGAGCCACGCCCACTGTCTTCTATGGGTTTTTGCTCTATAGTGATTAATAAGATCAGGAGTACCAGATGCTTCTCCACCTAAGGAGCTCAGAACTTAAGAAAAGCATCtttcgattaaaaaaaaaaaaacaaacaaaaaaaaacaaacaaaaaaaaacaaacaggggaAGGCAGGTGTAATTTGTTGATTGCAATAAATACATGATGCTCTTATAAGATGTTAATAATGGGGGAATCTGGGTGTGGGCACCTAAGAACTCAATGttatacaatttttgttttgtaatttgagactattatgaaataaaaaagattacaaagaagaaaagcagctgTTCCTCTCATTCTGAATTTTTCCTCTAAGTCCACTGAATGATGGACAACTCACAAAAATTAGTAATGGCCACGTTGAGCAAAATGAATATATTAGTGATGACAAAAATTTAAGAAACCAATCTAAACAGAGAATACTAACTACTAGATCTGGGAGGGGAGAGTCGAGATACCAAATGAGAATTCGATGGGAAGGAACAGCTCCTAATGTCACCTAGCGTGCAGCGCACAATAACCTAGTACATGCTTTGtgaaaaagcagaaaaaggagTTCTGAGCCTCCAATCACAGAGTAATGTCAAAGAAGGGAAAATGCTCACTGCTCATTCGATCAGTACCTATTGTTACAGGTGTTGAAATGTCACATAGACACTGTTATTAatagtaaatttcaaaataataatgattacaataattttaaaataattccttaTTTGTCACCCTCAAGCTTCAGTACACCAAGGGGTAAAAGCgtggagaaaaaaacaaactacCACCACAAACAGAACAAAGTGGGAAGCTACCCAGCCATTCTGCCCTTAATACACTGTGAATACTCCCCTTCCTTTATTAGCTTTCTCTCAAGGGAACAGAATCCTTGCTCAAACCCCTAAACCTGCTTTGGGAATTAAGTATATGGACACAGAAGTAAATATCTCTGCAGGAGGTAGCAAACTTGTTTAAAAGATCACATGAAAATGCTTCCCATTAGATGATTTCCCTAGAGAATTTCTGGATGGGAGGCAACCAGAGGCAGTAGGCTACTAACTTACCCACCCAATACTTACTTACCCAATATCCATTTTCCCCTTCTTCTACCTAATTTATATTCTCATTAATTTCTATTCGATTTCTAACTGGCAGATTCATTTGAGTTGTCGAAATGACCCCAGCCAAAATATGCAGTTTACCAAGTTCTATTTCATTCAATATGGCCATAAAAATTATCCTTTCCAGTGACATGTAAGTGAACGGTGCTCTCAGGATTTATATTTGAAGGAGGAAAACTCAATTGGCTTGTGTTTTCTCCTTTTGACCTCTGCCCTTTGCTTTCTCCAAATTTAGATGCAGTTGTTGATGCTTTAACGATCATCTTGCAGGCATTCAACTAACATCACAGAGTCCATGGTAGAGCAGGAGG
The window above is part of the Oryctolagus cuniculus chromosome 11, mOryCun1.1, whole genome shotgun sequence genome. Proteins encoded here:
- the LOC100353258 gene encoding protein HP-25 homolog 1, whose protein sequence is MPGPRGRVLPVGTEGFRILALFTLLLAAGITSSQDPNQCGPPGPPGIPGPPGPPGPPGPMGPPGFMGIPGPPGLPGRVEKCPPTSAFSVKLNGSFPGPLQPIVFQEALYNHRGHFDLATGVFTCTVPGLYHFGFDIALFQNAVKVALMKNGLQVRDKQAEAKDSHEHVSGSSIVQLEKGDRVWLESKLDKAESEKGATPTVFYGFLLYSD